A window of Cydia amplana chromosome 16, ilCydAmpl1.1, whole genome shotgun sequence genomic DNA:
atgatgacaattgtcacacgatttaatagaactttcggtaaatcTTGACAGAAAATGAGTTCTGTATCGGAATTTcatgacaattgtcgtgtttcttgtgacaattgtcattagcttcacaaaataagtacttatttattggcgatataatgaagttttttttttaattaatatgttggtggcaaacaagcacaccgcccgtccgatggtaagcggttaccgtagtctatggaggtctgtgacgtcagtaacagtactgtcgacaattgtcgcacctgtcaccgtggtgaaataggggcctggatactattgtcactgtgacagtttcaaaatgggtaggaaattaaattatttgactgtacaCACACTGTACATGATTAAATAGAAAATTTAAGGGAGGAACAACTCGGATTATGTTTAAGCTTATTGAAATAGTATCTAAGAGAAATATTGACGAAGGTGACTACAAACTATTTTAAATGACTCAGAAATTACTATTGACCGGTGTGAATCTTATCTAAATATAGATAATTAATTGTAAGCGTTTGTGGAGCGTGGATAGGTGTGCCTAATAATTTTGTTAGATGTTTGATCTTGTAGCATTATCGAGTTTTAGATGTTAACACGAGGTGATGGTATGCAAACATGCGGATAACATTAGAGATGTAGATATGCTAGCCACAAGTTTAAAGTATGAATTATCAATTATAATGATCTAcagtatttttcttgtattgtgttgtacagtttttcttgttcGTTGTAAGATCaccttttaaatattacaaCATTTTGAATAGAAGTAATTAGTCACATTTGGttgtataaagtgtcattcaatagaacttgcgaactatgtaaacaaaagttactagtaatttgacatttagtgtcaattttagtatggcggtttgtttacatagttagcaagttctattgaatgacactttaatggaTGTTCCATATTGTGTCAGTGATTTAATTTATGTCATCTTATATTTCCtgttaatttttttgaaaaaaatgaaatgGCACTCAAAAAGTATTaagaaaatgcaaaaaaaatgtgCTGAATGAATGAGAAATATTGATTAAGAATAATTTTAAGAAAGAACTCTGTTGTTTTATTCGATGACCTCCTTGATGTCCTTTTTGGACAAATGCCAACAGACCGAAAATCCTCTTCCTCCATCTTTGAGAATGGATAACGTATTTTGAAGAGTTTTACATGGGGATGAAGGGAGGAggactacaactaatattataagcagaagtCGAAAATAGAGTTTGGGGCATCCGATTATGGAATTACAGTTACAGTTTTtctttgccgcgacatctattgtcaactagcagaactgataatctAAAAGATTCtctaatgtccgctacttgacgctagatgtcgaccacgaaataactcgcgctttggtaagaaaactgatgtatggttatcacttatcactctttctttacttttatttctctatggcagaACCTACAATGCACAAGAAAACAATTTTGTGAACtgtagcacttgctttggcgtGAAGTGTCAAGTCAATGTACAGTTATTTAACCGATTAAGACCACAAGATGTTATCCTTAAACACGCGCGCCCTATTGAGACgattacccttcgcgcctacattttattaaatttgccgcttttttccactgacggaaaattaaaaaatgtaggcgtgaagtgTTAAACCGTGTCcggacgagctgggcaaatcgaccgtttgatcaggaaaataataggCGCCattctcatctagcgtccacacgtacacacatttaatcaccaatttgcattccttATATACTAAATTCGAAAATTGGcctttttgtgtccgcacctgcagcagatttgatcggggaatcaaattggcgtttgcgtccgcacggcctgattcgatcggacaatttcatcagattggcgaaaaaatttctcgtctggactccactttatcatcccatagaaaatttgaatttcacgccaTTTTCTagtttctactgacaaagttgtttaacCGGCTATACAACATAATATCTTGGTATTACGTATCCGAACGTTCTCATGCCTGTCAGCTGTCACCCAGGTCAACTTCAGTCTTtcaatacatatattacatatacaatGCAACGCATaagataatgaaataaaaacaattatgttGTTTGCCAGTAGAATTATTGAAATTGTTTCTTCTTTTTGAGATGTACAGTTGGATACATTAAAAATGTCCGCTGTTACTGCAGAATATTacgaatttattaaaaaattggAGGAAAATGATGACAAGTTAATACCAAACCCGTTGGAACAGCCTGTTGACTTCGAGTTTAATGTAAGTTGTGCTAGATGCATGTTGTGCGAcatttatatttacagtaaCACAATTAAGTCTTGTACTGTTGTAGAATTCCACGTGCCATGTTTGCAACGGTTATTATGGGCCAAGTTTCGGAGAACCAGTGTGCGTGACTTGCCATGCGTTTCTATACCCGAATTTTCCGTCATTTTGTCCTAATTCATACTACTACAGTGAGAAGACTGACGACGGAGATTCAGGGAATGACGAGCCTTCAGATCTCAACTATAGCTCGGACCGGAGGGTCAATAGAGTCTGTATGGTGCCTGCTAGCTGGTGGTACATAGTAAGTAAAATTGCGAAATTATTTATCATAAAAatgattaaatttgaatatTTCAAAGTGTGTATGCATTATTTACACCTTTTAATCAAGATAAGATAAagtaaattagtcaaaaaaaatatattaaaaagccAGACAGACTTATTTTGATGCCACTGCCATTTAAACTTTAGATTTACATTATCTACGGTGGGTAGGTACTTTAGATAGACTGTGGACTTGACCCTTTTTTCACACATTCCACAAGAAATTATCTCTATAATGTTCGATAGACCAGACCAGAGATGTAAAAAgaacttaaattaaattaaaaaaagcttTTACTTCGGACAAGATATCCATATTACaattacaaacaaacaataacGGTACACACAAAGATTAACACAATAAATTAacatacaataaattaaataaatcattcctaaataaattaaactgggCATGTAGAGCGAAAAAAAAAAGCTTAAGAAATACTTTTAAGACTTTGTATGTCATCTAGAAAGGAAAAGATTAGATCACTGCAGGTTGACTATAGCTAATTTACTGCATTATAATGCATTTTCAACATTTAATACAGCTTGATTGGATTTTTTCAGAATTCTCTAGATAGTGAAAGCCCGGAAGATGAAGCCAGTAACCCTGGCAATGCAGCAAGCGCCAGTGGAAGTGGAAGTGGCAATCACACCAACACAAATGGGAATGGCTTGGCTCATGGTCCAGACCGTCCCGACATCCCTGACAATGAGGAAGAAATGCCTCAACCACTTGCCCTGAGGCCTGAACCACTGGCACTGAGGCCCCCGCCCTGTCTTGCACATTCGTTGCAGGCCTTGTCTACTCCGCGCCCACCAGACAATGTGGCACCTGAGTTAATAGCGCAGTTGCCCACAGAAGGTTGGTaccttttttaatattaatttatagattgtaactaaactaatacaataataataactaagtGTTTGTTTCACAAATTTTAGAAATTGATGAATatttaatcccatcaaaaacattaatgtgaaatgagagcctagttcaatatttagaatatttattgttgttgacTTCTCCggaaaaagaattgagatctatatgggtgccaagttttAGTTTGCTTGGGGTGTAATTTTGCTTCTTGGTATTGGCCTCCCTTAGAATTCTCCATTACTCTCTATTAGTTATTATACTTGATATACTTCTGTTTTCCGTTGTGTTTCTACAGCTGTTTTGAAGTCATTATCCTTCATTATCTGTGACAAGTTTCTACAATTCTCTGACAATTTAAATAGTCCATGTTGtttctatttatgtttttttgtgataataattttatttcattctaatCTCTAATTAATTTGACTGGCTTTAATCAGTCCGTATGCCCATGTGGGTGCTCCTCGCCTTTACTAATTCCTTCATTACAATTTCATTTAACACTTGACTGAATTACACACAGGTCTGGTTAGCAGTTTAGCACTTAGCAGACTAATAATGTTAATTTGCATGTAGAGAAGCCATGGCATGCCAAAGGATGGAAAGCAAAGTGAGTGTTTACAATGAGTTATCTGCGTCAGTACTGCTGGGCATCTTCAGCTACCTGGACGACCTGTCGCTGAGCGCGTGCGGCGCGGTGTGCGCGCGCTGGCGCGGGCTGGTGCGCGCGCG
This region includes:
- the LOC134655525 gene encoding uncharacterized protein LOC134655525 gives rise to the protein MSAVTAEYYEFIKKLEENDDKLIPNPLEQPVDFEFNNSTCHVCNGYYGPSFGEPVCVTCHAFLYPNFPSFCPNSYYYSEKTDDGDSGNDEPSDLNYSSDRRVNRVCMVPASWWYINSLDSESPEDEASNPGNAASASGSGSGNHTNTNGNGLAHGPDRPDIPDNEEEMPQPLALRPEPLALRPPPCLAHSLQALSTPRPPDNVAPELIAQLPTEVLLGIFSYLDDLSLSACGAVCARWRGLVRARVRAPRWAAFAARRWPLYRPLTRNRDWYKVYQSLVESCFCRNCLVQMCVQAQPPGEESAWRHNRLRSELKMMRNDPPEGIAATPLDARCCHWQASVTGPAGSPYEGGIFYLYIQVPYAYPMSPPVVRFLTRILHPNVSRHGDVGIDSVHHNWSLALTISKVLISIQSLLTDPYTAVCMEPELGEMYVRDRARFESLARRWTWRYAMQDILPY